A region of Streptomyces sp. NBC_01788 DNA encodes the following proteins:
- a CDS encoding DeoR/GlpR family DNA-binding transcription regulator — MLAAERHRRIVAEIARLKFVTTDDLTTLLGVSHETVRRDLALLERRGELSRVHGGATSAQAPVGEEAPFSERSGSLAAEKETIGRAAAALIEPNQTVVIDVGTTALEVARALPADHAGVIATPSLLVAAEVSTRPRVEVLVSGGRLRAGDLACSNAQAVEFFGNLRADAVFLGSGGIAPYGLTDFHLDEVATKRAMLAGASHRYVLADSSKFGRTAAHRVCELDGFDTLITDQPCPADLRTALTRAGATVVVG; from the coding sequence GTGCTCGCCGCCGAGCGCCACCGCAGAATCGTCGCCGAGATCGCCCGGCTGAAGTTCGTCACCACGGACGACCTGACCACGCTGCTCGGCGTCTCCCACGAAACGGTCCGCAGGGACCTCGCCCTGCTCGAACGGCGCGGCGAGCTGTCCCGGGTGCACGGCGGCGCCACCAGCGCGCAGGCGCCGGTCGGCGAGGAGGCGCCCTTCAGCGAACGCAGCGGCAGCCTCGCCGCGGAGAAGGAGACCATCGGCCGGGCGGCGGCGGCGCTGATCGAGCCGAACCAGACCGTCGTCATCGACGTGGGCACCACCGCCCTGGAGGTGGCCCGCGCACTGCCCGCCGACCACGCCGGCGTCATCGCCACCCCGTCCCTGCTCGTGGCCGCGGAGGTCAGCACACGGCCCCGGGTGGAGGTCCTGGTCAGCGGCGGACGGCTGAGGGCGGGCGACCTCGCCTGCTCCAACGCCCAGGCGGTGGAGTTCTTCGGCAACCTGCGCGCGGACGCCGTCTTCCTCGGGTCCGGTGGGATAGCCCCCTACGGGCTCACCGACTTCCATCTCGACGAGGTCGCCACCAAGCGGGCCATGCTCGCCGGCGCCTCGCACCGCTATGTACTGGCCGACTCCAGCAAGTTCGGCCGCACGGCCGCCCACCGCGTGTGCGAGCTGGACGGCTTCGACACCCTCATCACGGACCAGCCCTGCCCGGCCGACCTGCGCACCGCGCTCACCCGGGCCGGGGCCACGGTCGTCGTGGGGTGA
- a CDS encoding FGGY family carbohydrate kinase — MTAILAIDQGTSGTKAIVVDPEEGTVAIAEETVRPTYLDGGGVEQNPHELLDSVLNAGRRAVSAAGRPIACVALANQGETVLAWDPATGTPLTQALVWQDRRAESVCGELAEHAESIARRTGLVLDPYFSAPKMAWLRRNLTRDGVVTTTDTWLVHHLTGEFVTDASTASRSLVLDLDTAAWDGELLDLFGLGDERLPRIAACDEVVGTTRAFGQEVPVAGLIVDQQAALVAERCLEPGTAKCTYGTGAFLLANTGLDPVRSSAGLTTSVAWRAAGRTPYCVDGQVYTVASAVRWLQDLGLIQSATDLDTLAAADAGNVLCVPAFAGLAAPWWAPEATASFTGMTLATRREHLVLALLQGIAAQVAELGTLVAKDLGRPLTRLRADGGLTNSAVLMQAQADIAQMPVDIYPHAHATPLGAAAMASCALDPALGLEEAVGDWQPATVYEPRWSADRAEEFRTAWARAATARATEGDHS; from the coding sequence GTGACCGCGATCCTCGCCATCGACCAGGGAACCTCGGGCACGAAGGCCATCGTCGTCGACCCCGAGGAAGGCACCGTCGCCATCGCCGAGGAGACCGTCCGCCCCACCTACCTCGACGGCGGAGGGGTCGAGCAGAACCCGCACGAACTGCTCGACTCCGTCCTCAACGCCGGCCGCCGCGCGGTGAGCGCGGCCGGCCGTCCGATCGCCTGCGTGGCCCTCGCCAACCAGGGCGAGACGGTCCTGGCCTGGGACCCGGCCACCGGAACCCCCCTGACCCAGGCGCTCGTGTGGCAGGACCGGCGCGCGGAAAGCGTCTGCGGCGAACTGGCCGAGCACGCCGAGAGCATCGCCCGGCGCACCGGCCTCGTCCTCGACCCGTACTTCTCCGCACCCAAGATGGCCTGGCTGCGGCGCAACCTCACCCGCGACGGTGTGGTGACGACCACCGACACCTGGCTGGTGCACCACCTCACGGGGGAGTTCGTCACCGACGCCTCCACCGCCAGCCGCTCACTCGTCCTCGACCTGGACACCGCCGCCTGGGACGGGGAACTCCTGGACCTGTTCGGCCTCGGCGACGAGCGACTGCCCCGCATCGCCGCCTGCGACGAGGTCGTCGGCACCACCAGGGCCTTCGGCCAGGAGGTGCCGGTGGCCGGGCTGATCGTCGACCAGCAGGCGGCTCTGGTCGCGGAGCGCTGCCTGGAGCCGGGCACCGCGAAATGCACGTACGGCACCGGCGCGTTCCTGTTGGCGAACACCGGCCTCGACCCGGTGCGCTCCAGCGCCGGACTGACCACCTCGGTGGCCTGGCGGGCGGCCGGACGGACGCCGTACTGCGTGGACGGGCAGGTCTACACCGTCGCCTCGGCGGTGCGCTGGCTCCAGGACCTCGGCCTCATCCAGTCCGCGACCGACCTGGACACCCTGGCGGCGGCCGACGCCGGGAACGTGCTGTGCGTGCCCGCGTTCGCCGGACTCGCCGCGCCCTGGTGGGCCCCGGAGGCCACCGCCTCCTTCACCGGCATGACCCTGGCCACCCGGCGCGAACACCTCGTCCTCGCCCTGCTCCAGGGCATCGCCGCGCAGGTCGCCGAGCTGGGCACCCTGGTCGCCAAGGATCTCGGCCGGCCCCTGACCCGGCTGCGCGCGGACGGCGGACTGACCAACTCCGCCGTCCTCATGCAGGCCCAGGCCGACATCGCGCAGATGCCGGTCGACATCTACCCCCACGCCCACGCCACCCCCCTGGGGGCGGCCGCCATGGCCAGCTGCGCCCTCGATCCGGCGCTCGGGCTCGAAGAAGCCGTCGGCGACTGGCAGCCGGCCACCGTCTACGAACCCCGCTGGTCCGCCGACCGGGCCGAGGAGTTCCGTACCGCATGGGCGCGGGCCGCGACGGCCCGTGCCACCGAGGGAGACCATTCATGA
- a CDS encoding NAD(P)/FAD-dependent oxidoreductase — protein sequence MTHQPPLTTPDVLIIGAGPAGLTAAAELAGRRAGRVLVVDREQDAGGIPRHSDHTGYGLRDLRRVMTGPAYARHLVRQATGAGAEIRTRTMVTGWADEHTVDVTSPDGRYRIRPRAIVLATGARERPRTARRIPGDRPHGVYTTGQLQNLVHLHHQPVGKRAVIVGGELVSWSAAVTLREAGCTPALMVSQYPKAESYAAFNAAGRTVLRVPVATRTRVTRVIGKGRCQAVEIEHLDTGRRRTVACDTVVFTGDWIPDHELARSAGITLDEGTLGPLTDTALRTSRPGVFAAGNLLHPVDTADVAALDGRHVARQVVHHLNGEDRPAAGVRLVADAPFRWVAPQVLRPGDPAPARGRLLLWTDEFVRLPKVTVRQDGRTLARRTLAWPAAPGRVFRVPAGLLDGFSPTGGPVHIGLG from the coding sequence ATGACCCACCAGCCGCCCCTGACCACGCCCGACGTCCTCATCATCGGCGCCGGACCCGCGGGCCTGACCGCAGCGGCCGAACTGGCGGGACGCCGGGCCGGCCGCGTCCTCGTCGTCGACCGGGAGCAGGACGCCGGCGGTATCCCCCGGCACAGCGACCACACCGGCTACGGCCTGCGCGACCTGCGCCGCGTGATGACCGGCCCCGCCTACGCCCGCCACCTCGTGCGGCAGGCCACCGGGGCCGGAGCGGAGATCCGCACCCGCACCATGGTCACCGGCTGGGCCGACGAACACACCGTCGACGTCACCAGCCCCGACGGCCGCTACCGGATCCGGCCGCGCGCCATCGTGCTGGCCACCGGCGCCCGCGAACGGCCCCGCACGGCACGCCGCATCCCCGGCGACCGCCCCCACGGCGTCTACACCACGGGCCAGTTGCAGAACCTCGTCCACCTGCACCACCAGCCCGTCGGCAAGCGGGCCGTCATCGTCGGCGGCGAACTCGTCAGCTGGTCCGCGGCCGTCACCCTGCGCGAGGCCGGCTGCACCCCCGCCCTCATGGTCAGCCAGTACCCGAAGGCGGAGTCCTACGCCGCCTTCAACGCGGCCGGACGCACCGTGCTGCGCGTCCCCGTCGCCACCCGCACCCGCGTCACCCGCGTCATCGGCAAGGGACGCTGCCAGGCCGTGGAGATCGAGCACCTCGACACCGGCCGGCGCCGTACCGTCGCCTGCGACACCGTCGTCTTCACCGGCGACTGGATCCCCGACCACGAACTCGCCCGCTCCGCAGGCATCACCCTCGACGAAGGCACCCTCGGCCCCCTCACAGACACCGCGCTGCGCACCAGCCGCCCCGGCGTCTTCGCCGCGGGCAATCTGCTGCACCCCGTCGACACCGCCGACGTCGCCGCCCTCGACGGCAGGCACGTCGCCCGGCAGGTCGTCCACCACCTCAACGGCGAGGACCGGCCGGCCGCGGGCGTCCGCCTGGTCGCCGACGCCCCCTTCCGCTGGGTCGCCCCGCAGGTCCTGCGGCCGGGCGACCCCGCACCCGCCCGGGGGCGCCTGCTGCTGTGGACCGACGAGTTCGTCCGCCTCCCCAAGGTGACCGTCCGGCAGGACGGGCGGACCCTCGCCCGCCGCACCCTCGCCTGGCCGGCCGCTCCCGGCCGCGTCTTCCGGGTCCCGGCCGGTCTGCTCGACGGCTTCTCGCCCACCGGCGGCCCGGTCCACATCGGTCTCGGCTGA
- a CDS encoding adenosylcobinamide amidohydrolase: protein MTSVVAPSTAAGLPAPRRLTRTEDGLRLPTLVWRAGPGWRMVSNAVLGGGIGERRWVLNAQVAHGYRRTDPERHLAEIAEAAGLDGVGVGLMTAADVTAHGSAEDSGATAVATAGVRVRGWAASPEPGTDGRGTPGTINVVAALPVTLSDAALVNAVVTATEAKVQALLEAGYDCSGTPTDAVCVAARTPSDDEELHTFAGPRSLWGARLARAVHGAVRAALPVPGE from the coding sequence GTGACCTCCGTCGTCGCGCCGTCCACCGCTGCCGGACTGCCGGCCCCGCGGCGGCTGACCCGCACCGAGGACGGGCTGCGGCTGCCCACGCTGGTGTGGCGCGCCGGCCCGGGATGGCGGATGGTCAGCAACGCCGTGCTCGGCGGCGGCATCGGAGAGCGCCGCTGGGTCCTCAACGCACAGGTGGCCCACGGCTACCGGCGCACCGACCCCGAACGCCACCTCGCCGAGATCGCCGAGGCGGCCGGCCTCGACGGCGTGGGAGTGGGCCTGATGACCGCCGCCGACGTCACGGCTCACGGCAGCGCGGAGGACAGCGGGGCCACCGCGGTCGCCACCGCCGGCGTCAGGGTGCGCGGATGGGCCGCCTCCCCGGAACCGGGGACGGACGGCCGTGGCACGCCCGGCACGATCAACGTCGTCGCCGCGCTCCCGGTCACCTTGTCGGACGCCGCACTGGTCAACGCGGTGGTCACCGCGACCGAGGCCAAGGTGCAGGCGCTGTTGGAAGCGGGCTACGACTGCTCGGGCACCCCCACCGACGCCGTGTGCGTGGCCGCCCGCACCCCGAGCGACGACGAAGAACTCCACACCTTCGCCGGCCCGCGCTCGCTCTGGGGCGCCCGCCTGGCACGCGCCGTTCACGGGGCGGTGCGCGCGGCCCTGCCCGTTCCCGGGGAGTGA
- a CDS encoding relaxase domain-containing protein: protein MLLDQPVEDPGDSSRPHRGLRRALTMRGLGDGASLPVRRSGAQPQLFWPLRCCARSPRTGAWEVEGIPEPLRDHYACRAAQVDAIADAGREEKLRVLAETRHAKHDTGVIDLRVTWRRRAEDLGYDVDAMVAAAAPGPPGPDGPLAATRPDGLAHALP, encoded by the coding sequence GTGCTCCTCGATCAGCCGGTGGAAGATCCGGGTGACTCTTCGCGACCGCACCGGGGTCTGCGCCGAGCGCTGACCATGCGCGGGCTGGGTGATGGCGCTTCGCTCCCTGTCCGCCGCTCGGGAGCGCAGCCACAGCTGTTCTGGCCGTTGCGTTGCTGCGCCCGCTCGCCGCGCACTGGCGCATGGGAGGTCGAAGGTATTCCGGAGCCGCTGCGCGACCACTACGCCTGCCGCGCCGCCCAGGTCGACGCCATCGCCGACGCCGGCCGCGAAGAGAAACTCCGAGTGTTGGCCGAGACCCGGCACGCCAAGCACGACACTGGCGTCATCGACTTGCGTGTCACCTGGCGCCGGCGGGCCGAAGACCTTGGTTACGACGTCGATGCGATGGTCGCGGCAGCCGCCCCCGGCCCGCCCGGCCCCGACGGGCCACTCGCCGCGACTCGGCCCGACGGCCTCGCGCACGCCCTCCCTTGA
- a CDS encoding helix-turn-helix transcriptional regulator, whose product MASNQGRQESPIDPEGGPLALFALELRQLRERCGRPTYRQLATWSAKVGSPYSDTTFSTAARGHTPPSREVVLAFVRACLAYARTGRQQTAHAVGEWTARWEALEAELNAGAVAQPPSDLFAPSEAAPSAPPPLRPVAREDQTAEPLEPPSATPAVPRTPSRRGKQVLATVVGLVALCGLVLVARHIAAPGSAVADSEYTVEASVATPPTSAGLGGNNRCGRPRYVDGVAWTPCTRADGARLVFAVQMTNTGPDPVTVKAKLAYVRAAVAHTCPGVWGRGVELTVAPGKTVTSPLAECTVAKLPATAFQAKAWVIASSDYAWGYREMSQTIHVQPDGRTALWADES is encoded by the coding sequence GTGGCCAGTAACCAAGGTCGGCAGGAGAGCCCGATCGACCCCGAGGGCGGCCCCCTGGCGCTGTTCGCCCTCGAACTCCGTCAACTGCGAGAGCGGTGCGGCCGTCCGACCTACCGGCAGTTGGCGACCTGGTCGGCGAAGGTGGGCAGCCCGTACTCGGACACCACTTTTTCCACCGCGGCCAGGGGCCACACCCCTCCCTCCCGTGAGGTCGTTCTGGCCTTCGTGCGGGCATGTCTGGCCTACGCCAGGACCGGTCGGCAGCAGACGGCCCACGCGGTCGGTGAATGGACCGCGCGCTGGGAGGCATTGGAGGCCGAACTCAACGCTGGAGCAGTCGCCCAGCCGCCTTCGGACCTTTTCGCCCCATCCGAGGCGGCCCCTTCGGCCCCTCCGCCGCTCAGGCCGGTGGCAAGGGAAGACCAAACGGCGGAACCGCTCGAACCGCCGTCGGCCACGCCTGCCGTCCCCCGGACCCCGAGCCGCCGTGGGAAGCAGGTGCTGGCTACCGTCGTCGGCCTCGTGGCTCTCTGCGGGCTTGTGCTCGTTGCACGTCACATCGCCGCGCCCGGCTCGGCGGTCGCGGACTCGGAATACACGGTCGAGGCATCCGTGGCCACTCCGCCGACTTCCGCCGGCCTGGGCGGCAACAACCGGTGCGGCCGGCCCCGCTACGTCGACGGTGTGGCATGGACTCCATGCACCCGTGCCGACGGCGCCAGGCTCGTCTTCGCCGTGCAGATGACCAACACCGGGCCGGACCCGGTCACCGTCAAGGCCAAGCTCGCCTACGTCCGAGCCGCGGTCGCCCACACCTGTCCGGGTGTCTGGGGCAGGGGGGTGGAACTCACGGTGGCACCCGGCAAGACAGTGACCAGCCCCCTGGCGGAGTGCACGGTGGCCAAATTGCCGGCCACCGCGTTCCAGGCCAAAGCCTGGGTGATCGCGTCCAGCGACTACGCCTGGGGGTACCGGGAGATGTCCCAGACCATCCATGTCCAACCAGACGGCCGGACGGCGCTCTGGGCCGATGAGTCTTGA
- the proP gene encoding glycine betaine/L-proline transporter ProP, with amino-acid sequence MVDKEDGAAPADADPEALKRHRTLFRAVRRRRNPPLRGTDITVTDEAAVQRAVKAASLGNAMEWFDFGIYSYLAVTIGHVFFPSGNGTVQLLSSFATFAVSFLVRPLGGMVFGPMGDRIGRKKVLALTMIMMAIGTFAIGLIPSYASIGFWAPFLLILFRLVQGFSTGGEYGGASTFIAEYAPDRRRGFFGSFLELGTLAGYVGAAGLVTLLTALLGNAGMDSWGWRVPFLVAGPIGLIGLYLRLRLDETPAFRKLEDDSVHRASEAASTVEATARGDLAKIFRNHWPTLVLCVCLVGAYNITDYLLLSYMPTYLSDRMGYSETHGLLILIATMVVLMLLINQVGKLSDRLGRKPVLMTGMLGFLLLSVPAFLLVEQGSLAAVSAGMLMLGLSLVCLLGTMSAALPALFPTQVRYGSLSIGYNLSASLFGGTTPLVITALISVTGSDLMPAYYSMAAALVGVISVACMKETARRPLEGSPPAVATPEEAAELVEGQAPLPRF; translated from the coding sequence ATGGTGGACAAGGAAGACGGCGCCGCCCCGGCGGATGCCGATCCCGAGGCTCTCAAACGCCACCGGACACTGTTCAGGGCCGTCAGACGGCGCCGGAACCCTCCACTGCGGGGCACGGACATCACCGTCACCGACGAGGCGGCCGTGCAGCGGGCGGTGAAGGCCGCCTCGCTCGGCAACGCCATGGAGTGGTTCGACTTCGGCATCTACAGCTACCTGGCGGTCACCATCGGGCACGTGTTCTTCCCGTCCGGGAACGGCACCGTCCAGCTGCTGTCGTCGTTCGCGACCTTCGCGGTGTCCTTCCTCGTACGTCCCCTGGGCGGCATGGTCTTCGGCCCCATGGGGGACAGGATCGGCCGCAAGAAGGTCCTCGCCCTGACCATGATCATGATGGCGATCGGCACGTTCGCCATCGGCCTGATCCCCTCCTACGCCTCGATCGGCTTCTGGGCCCCCTTCCTGCTGATCCTCTTCCGGCTGGTGCAGGGCTTCTCCACGGGCGGTGAGTACGGAGGCGCGTCCACGTTCATCGCCGAGTACGCGCCCGACCGGCGGCGAGGCTTCTTCGGCAGCTTCCTCGAACTCGGCACGCTGGCCGGCTACGTCGGCGCGGCCGGCCTGGTGACGCTCCTGACCGCGCTGCTCGGCAACGCGGGCATGGACTCCTGGGGGTGGCGCGTACCGTTCCTCGTCGCCGGCCCGATCGGGCTGATCGGCCTGTACCTGCGGCTGCGACTGGACGAGACGCCCGCGTTCCGGAAGCTGGAGGACGACTCCGTGCACCGGGCGTCCGAGGCGGCCTCCACGGTGGAGGCGACCGCCAGGGGAGACCTGGCGAAGATCTTCCGGAACCACTGGCCGACGCTCGTCCTGTGCGTCTGCCTGGTCGGCGCGTACAACATCACCGACTACCTGCTGCTCTCGTACATGCCGACCTACCTCTCGGACCGGATGGGGTACTCCGAGACGCACGGCCTGCTGATCCTCATCGCCACCATGGTGGTGCTGATGCTGCTGATCAACCAGGTCGGCAAGCTGTCCGACCGGCTCGGCCGGAAACCGGTCCTGATGACCGGCATGCTCGGCTTCCTGCTCCTCTCCGTCCCGGCCTTCCTGCTGGTCGAGCAGGGCAGCCTGGCCGCCGTGTCCGCGGGGATGCTCATGCTGGGACTGTCGCTGGTGTGCCTGCTCGGGACGATGTCCGCGGCGCTGCCCGCCCTGTTCCCCACCCAGGTGCGCTACGGCTCCCTTTCCATCGGCTACAACCTCTCCGCCTCCCTCTTCGGCGGGACGACCCCCCTGGTGATCACCGCCCTGATCTCGGTCACCGGCAGCGACCTGATGCCCGCCTACTACTCCATGGCCGCGGCACTCGTCGGCGTGATCTCGGTGGCCTGCATGAAGGAGACGGCACGCCGGCCCCTGGAGGGCTCCCCACCGGCCGTCGCGACCCCGGAGGAGGCCGCGGAGCTGGTGGAGGGTCAGGCCCCGCTGCCCAGGTTCTGA
- a CDS encoding DUF6368 family protein, which yields MLVIELAEAVPRAAIQRLRDLLVRSSARCEEKRVGEYDLNVHAESLGISDTGGVDGRRPVLVSVRGPGIGDESIYEGWAGRPAGRRRASLAGAR from the coding sequence GTGTTGGTGATCGAGTTGGCGGAGGCCGTCCCCCGCGCGGCGATTCAGCGGCTCCGCGACCTCTTGGTTCGCTCCTCGGCGCGGTGTGAGGAGAAGCGGGTCGGCGAGTACGACCTGAACGTTCACGCGGAGAGCCTCGGCATCTCGGACACGGGCGGCGTCGACGGACGGCGGCCCGTCCTGGTCTCCGTCAGGGGGCCCGGCATCGGCGACGAGTCCATCTACGAAGGCTGGGCAGGTCGTCCTGCCGGACGGCGTCGAGCCAGTCTGGCAGGCGCTCGGTGA
- a CDS encoding APC family permease, giving the protein MAHAESGPQRSGTGAPGAGEPKQMARELGWYASFSVAFGFVSIATGIFTTYGSVLATSGPRGIWAWPISVIGQLSIALVFGALAARIPISGYSYQWVSRIVGPVWGWIMGWISFAFLGVVLIAVDYTIASTILPELFRYVGTTQNAWVITAGVVLLQALLVAASTRTTHRVNNVAVTVQLVGMIALTVLLFAVGAFTGKLDFGHLFDTGSVPASGYYGLGGGTTAGPFALAFLLGAFTIVGFESAANLAEETKNPARVIPKAMVQAVLSLGVLGFLFLVAVTAAAGRIDGVGASATPVATVITAVLGSVVGKILLVLVVVSIFSCGLVITLSGTRLVYAMSRDERFPGWRLLKRLDRRTATPLNASVFMMLIAQIILAVFSRSTDALFQLFSAGTLLPALIYAGTVAMYAIKRRSLPASQGFSLGRWEVPVLVVAGVWLVYELLIFRDASFRAPWTYVLVLFAIGAVYFTGLLIRRGRDGLTMPDMADVDRALDTADGTPSDTVTEGSAR; this is encoded by the coding sequence ATGGCACACGCAGAATCAGGTCCCCAGAGATCAGGAACAGGCGCCCCGGGCGCGGGTGAGCCCAAGCAGATGGCGCGGGAACTCGGCTGGTACGCCTCGTTCTCCGTGGCCTTCGGGTTCGTCTCCATCGCCACCGGCATCTTCACCACCTACGGCTCGGTGCTCGCGACCTCCGGCCCACGCGGCATCTGGGCCTGGCCGATCTCCGTGATCGGCCAGCTCTCCATCGCCCTGGTCTTCGGCGCCCTCGCCGCGCGCATCCCGATCAGCGGCTACTCGTACCAATGGGTGTCACGGATCGTGGGCCCGGTATGGGGCTGGATCATGGGATGGATCTCGTTCGCCTTCCTGGGCGTGGTCCTGATCGCAGTCGACTACACGATCGCTTCCACCATCCTTCCGGAGCTGTTCCGCTACGTCGGCACCACGCAGAACGCCTGGGTGATCACCGCCGGCGTCGTACTGCTCCAGGCACTTCTCGTCGCCGCCTCCACCCGCACCACCCACCGGGTCAACAACGTGGCCGTCACCGTGCAGCTCGTCGGCATGATCGCGCTGACCGTGCTGCTGTTCGCGGTGGGCGCCTTCACCGGCAAGCTCGACTTCGGGCACCTCTTCGACACCGGAAGCGTCCCCGCGAGCGGCTACTACGGCCTGGGTGGCGGCACCACGGCCGGACCGTTCGCCCTGGCGTTCCTGCTCGGCGCGTTCACCATCGTCGGCTTCGAGTCGGCGGCCAACCTGGCCGAGGAGACCAAGAACCCGGCCCGGGTCATCCCCAAGGCCATGGTCCAGGCCGTGCTCTCGCTGGGCGTGCTCGGCTTCCTGTTCCTGGTCGCGGTCACCGCGGCGGCCGGCCGGATCGACGGTGTCGGCGCCTCGGCGACTCCCGTGGCCACCGTCATCACCGCCGTGCTCGGCTCGGTCGTCGGCAAGATCCTGCTGGTCCTGGTCGTCGTGTCGATCTTCTCCTGCGGACTGGTGATCACCCTGAGCGGCACCCGCCTGGTCTACGCGATGTCCCGCGACGAGCGCTTCCCCGGCTGGCGGCTGCTCAAGCGCCTGGACCGGCGCACCGCCACGCCCCTGAACGCCTCGGTGTTCATGATGCTCATCGCGCAGATCATCCTCGCGGTCTTCTCCCGCTCCACCGACGCGCTCTTCCAGCTGTTCTCCGCCGGAACCCTGCTGCCCGCCCTCATCTACGCCGGCACCGTCGCGATGTACGCCATCAAGCGCCGCTCCCTGCCCGCGTCCCAGGGCTTCTCGCTGGGCCGCTGGGAAGTGCCGGTGCTGGTCGTCGCGGGCGTCTGGCTGGTGTACGAGCTGCTGATCTTCCGGGATGCCTCCTTCCGTGCCCCGTGGACCTACGTCCTCGTGCTGTTCGCGATCGGTGCCGTCTACTTCACCGGTCTGCTGATCCGGCGCGGCCGGGACGGGCTGACCATGCCGGACATGGCCGACGTCGACCGCGCCCTGGACACCGCCGACGGCACGCCCTCGGACACCGTCACGGAAGGGAGCGCACGGTGA
- a CDS encoding NAD(P)/FAD-dependent oxidoreductase: protein MTATPHRPHDDVFDVAVIGGGIVGAAIARELSGHDVRVALLDARDDVGDATSKANTAILHTGFDAKPGTLESRLVARGYHLLSAYAEATGIPVEHTGAVLVAWTDEELQALPGLKEKAEANGYTHCRIIDADEVYGLVPDLGEGALGGLTVPDESIICTWTTNLALATDARQRGTTMLLQHAVTGVDEGDEVTTLHTPAGDVRARWVVNAAGLGADHIDRLFGHDRFTVTPRRGELFVFDKLARPMVNKIVLPVPTSRGKGVLISPTIYGNVMLGPTAQDLTDRTDTATSEDGFDFLLTKGERLMPRLLAEEVTASYAGLRAAIDHSDYLIEAAPEQRYLLVGGIRSTGLTAGIAIAEHARTLLEEAGLDLRPRAELPEPPRMPNIGEAGTRPYQDADLIARDPAYGTVVCFCERVTEGEIRDACHAPVPARNLEGLRRRTRAMNGRCQGFFCGAAVAALREKHHTHDGCRSQHKDNR, encoded by the coding sequence ATGACCGCCACCCCGCACCGCCCCCACGACGACGTCTTCGACGTCGCGGTGATCGGCGGAGGCATCGTCGGCGCGGCGATCGCACGCGAACTGTCCGGCCACGACGTCCGTGTCGCGCTGCTCGACGCCCGTGACGACGTCGGCGACGCCACCAGCAAGGCGAACACCGCGATCCTGCACACCGGCTTCGACGCCAAGCCCGGCACGCTCGAATCCCGCCTGGTCGCTCGTGGCTACCACCTGCTGAGCGCCTACGCCGAAGCCACCGGCATCCCCGTCGAACACACCGGTGCCGTCCTGGTCGCCTGGACCGACGAGGAACTCCAGGCGCTGCCCGGACTGAAGGAGAAGGCCGAGGCCAACGGCTACACGCACTGCCGGATCATCGACGCCGACGAGGTCTACGGACTGGTCCCCGACCTCGGTGAGGGGGCGCTGGGTGGGCTGACCGTGCCCGACGAGTCCATCATCTGCACCTGGACCACGAACCTCGCCCTGGCCACCGACGCCCGGCAGCGCGGCACCACGATGCTGCTCCAGCACGCCGTGACCGGCGTCGACGAAGGCGACGAGGTCACCACCCTGCACACGCCCGCCGGCGACGTACGGGCCCGCTGGGTGGTGAACGCCGCCGGTCTCGGCGCCGACCACATCGACCGCCTCTTCGGCCACGACCGCTTCACCGTCACCCCCCGCCGCGGCGAGCTGTTCGTCTTCGACAAGCTGGCCCGCCCCATGGTGAACAAGATCGTCCTCCCGGTGCCCACCTCACGCGGCAAGGGCGTACTGATCTCCCCGACGATCTACGGCAACGTCATGCTCGGCCCCACCGCCCAGGACCTCACCGACCGCACCGACACCGCCACCTCCGAGGACGGCTTCGACTTCCTGCTCACCAAGGGCGAACGCCTCATGCCGCGGCTGCTGGCCGAAGAGGTCACCGCCAGCTACGCCGGGCTGCGCGCCGCCATCGACCACTCCGACTACCTCATCGAGGCCGCCCCGGAGCAGCGCTACCTCCTCGTCGGCGGGATCCGCTCCACCGGCCTGACCGCAGGCATCGCCATCGCCGAACACGCCCGCACCCTCCTGGAAGAAGCTGGCCTGGACCTGCGCCCGCGCGCCGAACTGCCCGAGCCGCCCCGCATGCCCAACATCGGCGAAGCCGGCACGCGCCCCTACCAGGACGCCGACCTCATCGCCCGCGACCCCGCCTACGGCACCGTCGTCTGTTTCTGCGAACGGGTCACCGAGGGCGAGATCCGCGACGCCTGCCACGCCCCGGTACCCGCCCGCAACCTGGAGGGACTGCGCCGCCGCACCCGCGCGATGAACGGCCGCTGCCAGGGCTTCTTCTGCGGCGCGGCCGTCGCCGCCCTGCGCGAGAAGCACCACACCCACGACGGCTGCCGCAGCCAGCACAAGGACAACCGATGA